In a single window of the Methanobacterium aggregans genome:
- a CDS encoding 4Fe-4S dicluster domain-containing protein gives MKTLMVVDPRMCTECKDCITACRKEHGVARAKKTSTVPVFCLHCHPDKAPCRRICPTNAIKEKDGTLIIDEEACILCKLCMVACPVGMVVVDDEKKSAQKCTLCMETDNILPACVEACKDNVLKIFSIEDLEDLKKDISYAEIIEEAMKAYNDRIK, from the coding sequence ATGAAGACTTTGATGGTTGTAGACCCACGAATGTGCACAGAATGCAAGGACTGTATCACAGCATGCCGTAAGGAACATGGAGTGGCCAGGGCAAAGAAAACAAGCACGGTACCAGTTTTCTGTCTGCACTGCCACCCTGATAAAGCCCCATGCAGACGTATATGTCCAACGAACGCAATAAAAGAAAAGGACGGTACACTGATCATTGATGAGGAGGCATGCATACTCTGCAAGCTCTGCATGGTAGCCTGTCCCGTCGGAATGGTTGTTGTGGATGATGAGAAAAAATCTGCACAAAAATGCACACTCTGCATGGAAACAGACAACATACTCCCTGCATGTGTTGAAGCCTGCAAGGACAACGTCCTGAAAATATTCTCAATCGAGGACCTTGAAGACCTTAAAAAGGACATTTCATATGCCGAGATCATTGAAGAAGCAATGAAAGCATATAATGACAGGATCAAGTAA
- a CDS encoding methylated-DNA--[protein]-cysteine S-methyltransferase, with translation MVKRHENSIEVSTYRSGRLHFAVGVSGRGKIVRIPLPGETEEEVLAEISKDYPNFELTDKYVDTAKTVSDAYHGEKVEFNLNRLDLGLDDSEFDESKHEDQTFENQDQTFENQDQISEPSPVKSSFERSVLLEVSKIPHGEVTTYKKISESLKTQGYRAVGTAIGKNPFPIIIPCHRVVKSDGSIGNYSGGVKMKREILKNEGVKIKGDKIILKLKKELPLNELPLH, from the coding sequence ATGGTAAAAAGACATGAAAATTCCATTGAAGTTTCCACATACAGATCTGGCAGGCTTCACTTTGCAGTTGGGGTTTCAGGTAGGGGTAAGATCGTGAGGATCCCACTTCCAGGAGAGACTGAGGAGGAGGTGCTTGCAGAAATTTCAAAGGATTATCCCAATTTTGAACTCACAGATAAATACGTGGACACTGCAAAAACTGTTTCAGATGCTTACCATGGGGAGAAGGTTGAATTCAATCTGAACCGCCTGGACCTTGGTCTTGATGATTCTGAGTTTGATGAGTCAAAACATGAAGACCAGACATTTGAAAACCAAGATCAGACATTTGAAAACCAAGATCAAATATCTGAACCTTCACCTGTTAAATCTTCCTTTGAAAGAAGTGTGTTGCTGGAAGTTTCAAAGATACCCCATGGAGAGGTTACAACCTACAAGAAGATTTCAGAATCCCTCAAAACTCAGGGTTACAGGGCTGTTGGTACTGCAATCGGTAAAAATCCCTTCCCCATCATAATACCCTGCCACAGGGTTGTGAAGTCTGATGGAAGTATTGGAAATTACAGTGGAGGGGTTAAAATGAAGAGGGAAATCCTGAAAAATGAGGGAGTTAAAATTAAGGGGGATAAGATCATTCTTAAACTTAAAAAAGAGTTACCATTGAATGAGTTACCATTGCATTGA
- the cdhD gene encoding CO dehydrogenase/acetyl-CoA synthase subunit delta produces MDKMTQLLKLLENTDSIEINEFRMDFEELELQIMPAVGKMVQSVTQKQAAVAESMGITLPPAEPFAPPVHDYPGEVAEVQLGMGTRKPVFLGGQKALYRFEHPQPNPPVVTFDVFDIPMPGLPKPIREHFQDVMESPGEWAKKAVKEYGANMVTMHLIGTGPKVMDKTPRQAAEAVEEVLQAVKVPLVIGGSGDPKKDPIVLEAAAAAAEGERCLLASANLDLDYKKVAKAALDYNHAVLSWAITDINMQKTLNKYLMKEGLTQTDIVMDPTTCALGYGIEFSIDVITRTRLAALKGDTDLQMPMSSGTTNAWGSREAWMKKDEWGPTAYRGPIWEIVTGLTMMLCGVDIFMMLHPSSVQMLKEIGNTFTEEYMTTDVPDISGWITELE; encoded by the coding sequence ACTCCATAGAAATAAATGAGTTCAGAATGGATTTTGAAGAACTGGAACTCCAGATCATGCCTGCGGTTGGGAAAATGGTTCAGAGCGTGACTCAAAAACAGGCAGCCGTTGCAGAGAGTATGGGAATAACACTGCCCCCAGCAGAACCCTTCGCACCACCTGTACACGACTATCCAGGTGAAGTGGCAGAGGTGCAGCTTGGAATGGGAACAAGAAAACCAGTGTTCCTCGGGGGACAGAAGGCCCTTTACAGGTTTGAACATCCTCAGCCAAACCCTCCAGTTGTAACCTTTGATGTTTTCGACATACCCATGCCAGGACTTCCAAAACCAATAAGGGAACACTTCCAGGATGTTATGGAAAGCCCTGGAGAATGGGCTAAAAAGGCGGTTAAGGAATACGGGGCCAACATGGTCACAATGCACCTTATAGGAACCGGTCCAAAGGTCATGGACAAAACACCAAGGCAGGCAGCAGAAGCTGTGGAGGAGGTTCTTCAGGCAGTTAAGGTGCCCCTGGTGATAGGTGGATCAGGAGACCCTAAAAAGGACCCCATAGTTCTTGAAGCAGCAGCTGCAGCAGCAGAGGGGGAAAGATGCCTCCTTGCATCTGCAAACCTTGACCTTGACTACAAGAAGGTTGCAAAGGCAGCCCTTGACTACAACCATGCAGTTCTATCATGGGCAATAACAGACATAAACATGCAGAAAACCCTTAACAAGTACCTGATGAAGGAGGGACTGACCCAGACAGACATAGTCATGGACCCAACAACCTGTGCACTGGGTTACGGTATTGAGTTTTCAATAGATGTTATAACCAGAACCAGACTCGCAGCACTCAAGGGAGACACAGACCTTCAGATGCCAATGTCCTCAGGTACAACCAATGCATGGGGTTCACGTGAAGCATGGATGAAAAAGGATGAATGGGGACCAACAGCTTACCGTGGACCAATATGGGAGATAGTAACAGGTTTAACAATGATGCTCTGCGGTGTTGACATATTCATGATGCTCCACCCATCATCCGTTCAGATGTTGAAGGAGATAGGAAACACCTTCACAGAGGAGTACATGACAACAGATGTGCCTGACATTTCAGGATGGATAACAGAACTTGAATAG
- the acsC gene encoding acetyl-CoA decarbonylase/synthase complex subunit gamma, giving the protein MQVTAMDIYRLLPKTNCAKCGEASCMAFATKLSEKETDLELCTQMAANELEKLENLLAPAVREITFGKGAKTVTLGGDEVLYRYELTYYNPTPIVIDVADNMDETAFDARVKTIEETEFERTGEVLTLNAIALRNASEDKETFAKAAAKLKNSKFPLVLCSLDPEAMKAALEEVGDERPLIYAATENNIEEMAALAIEYNCPVTLFVPNELEKMKELSRTLRAKGIKDIVLDPGTFVGEGIGDTLDNFVMIRRLAITEKDEDFRFPIMGIPAVTWLFEEDEVEGGIKEATISATLMNKYADIMIIHGTNIWELIPVLTLRQSVYTDPRKPQAVDPGVYAFGDVDENSPVLMTTNFALTYYTVEGDLKSGKATCYLLVLDTEGRAVDVSLAGGQLNGGSVAELIKDSGIEDKVKTRKLIIPGLAAPVSGEIEDESGWEVQVGPRDSSAIADLLLKLKGEA; this is encoded by the coding sequence TTGCAAGTTACTGCAATGGATATTTACAGACTACTTCCCAAGACCAACTGCGCAAAATGCGGTGAAGCATCATGCATGGCATTCGCCACAAAACTCTCTGAAAAAGAGACAGACCTGGAATTATGCACCCAGATGGCTGCAAACGAACTTGAAAAACTTGAAAATTTACTAGCTCCAGCTGTTAGGGAAATAACATTTGGTAAAGGAGCTAAAACCGTAACCCTTGGTGGGGATGAAGTTCTATACAGATACGAACTCACCTACTACAACCCAACACCAATAGTCATTGATGTTGCAGATAACATGGATGAAACTGCCTTTGACGCCAGGGTTAAAACAATAGAGGAAACTGAATTTGAAAGAACAGGTGAAGTTCTCACCTTAAATGCAATAGCACTGAGAAATGCATCTGAAGACAAGGAAACATTTGCAAAGGCAGCTGCAAAACTCAAAAACTCCAAGTTCCCATTGGTACTGTGCTCCCTAGACCCTGAGGCAATGAAAGCAGCCCTTGAAGAGGTTGGGGATGAAAGACCACTCATCTACGCAGCAACAGAGAACAACATCGAGGAAATGGCAGCCCTGGCAATTGAGTACAACTGTCCAGTAACCCTGTTTGTGCCCAACGAACTTGAGAAGATGAAGGAACTCTCAAGAACCCTCAGGGCAAAGGGAATCAAGGACATAGTTCTGGACCCTGGAACCTTCGTTGGGGAAGGTATAGGGGACACCCTTGACAACTTCGTCATGATCAGGAGACTGGCAATAACTGAGAAGGATGAAGACTTCAGATTCCCAATCATGGGAATTCCAGCTGTAACATGGCTCTTTGAGGAGGATGAAGTTGAGGGTGGAATCAAGGAGGCAACCATATCAGCAACCCTCATGAACAAGTATGCAGACATCATGATAATCCACGGAACAAACATATGGGAACTCATACCAGTTCTGACCCTGAGGCAGAGTGTTTACACAGATCCAAGGAAACCACAGGCAGTGGACCCTGGAGTCTACGCCTTCGGTGATGTGGATGAAAACTCACCAGTGCTCATGACAACCAACTTCGCATTAACCTACTACACAGTGGAGGGAGACCTGAAATCTGGAAAAGCCACATGCTACCTGCTGGTTCTTGACACTGAAGGAAGAGCTGTGGATGTTTCACTTGCAGGCGGACAGTTAAACGGTGGATCCGTTGCAGAGCTAATTAAGGATTCAGGAATAGAGGACAAGGTCAAAACAAGGAAGCTCATAATACCAGGACTTGCAGCTCCAGTGAGCGGTGAAATAGAGGATGAAAGCGGATGGGAAGTTCAGGTAGGTCCAAGGGATTCATCAGCAATTGCAGATCTGCTCCTGAAACTCAAGGGTGAAGCTTAA